In a genomic window of Aptenodytes patagonicus chromosome 24, bAptPat1.pri.cur, whole genome shotgun sequence:
- the LOC143170600 gene encoding nodal homolog yields MRAPLRSAPALALCALALLRLGCAPTRAPTRAPTRAPTHAPTRAPTRAPTRAPTRAPTRAAPRAPPRCPPLMLQLLRAPPAPLRAAAAAALSLSPHGSLQNGSRWALSFDMSSLSSSQEVNLAELRVRLPGFSPARNVSLDIYHSRRRRCRGSGTCAHQLFLGTVAGSPSSTQASWKVFEVTSLLRSWLHQAMAPAHHGPTGREWWETSGSATPATDSTHLPTSSNAGHRQPALPQDMTDGVLLLVFSRDKSPGDHSLIRTAETSKHIMRDSSSQGTGTRRHRRNRKEKQRIKVSDAAAAVPGEEGRSLCRRVDMMVDFEQTGWGSWIVYPKKYNAYRCEGQCPSPVDETFKPTNHAYIQSLLQLYKPNQVPCPACSPVRMSPLSMLYYEKGEIVVRHHEDMIIEECGCN; encoded by the exons ATGCGGGCCCCGCTGCGCTCCGCGCCCGCGCTGGCGCTCTGCGCCCTCGCCCTGCTCCGCCTGGGCTGCGCACCCACCCGCGCACCCACCCGCGCACCGACCCGCGCACCGACCCACGCACCCACCCGCGCACCCACCCGCGCACCGACCCGCGCACCCACCCGCGCACCcacccgcgccgcgccccgcgccccgccgcgctgccccccgctgatgctgcagctgctccgcgcccctcccgccccgctccgcgccgccgccgccgccgccctcagcCTCTCCCCGCACG GCTCCCTGCAGAACGGCTCCCGCTGGGCGCTTTCCTTCGACATGTCCTCCCTCTCCAGCAGCCAGGAGGTGAATCTGGCCGAGCTCCGTGTCCGCCTGCCGGGCTTCTCCCCAGCCCGCAATGTCTCCCTGGACATCTATCACAGCCGGCGGCGAAGGTGCCGGGGCAGTGGGACCTGTGCCCACCAGCTCTTCCTGGGCACCGTGGCTGGCAGCCCCTCTTCCACCCAGGCCTCCTGGAAAGTCTTTGAGGTCACCAGCCTGCTCCGGTCCTGGCTCCACCAAGCCATGGCCCCTGCGCACCACGGTCCCACAGGAAGGGAGTGGTGGGAGACGAGTGGGTCGGCCACCCCAGCCACCGACTCAACGCACTTGCCCACCTCGAGCAACGCTGGCCacaggcagccagccctgccccaggacaTGACGGATGGAGTCCTGCTGCTCGTCTTCTCCAGGGACAAGTCTCCGGGAGACCACAGCCTCATCAGGACAGCCGAGACCTCCAAGCACATCATGCGTgacagcagctcccagggcacgGGGACCCGCCGGCATCGCAGGAACAGGAAGGAGAAGCAAAGGATCAAAGTGAGTGACGCTGCCGCTGCCGTCCCAGGGGAGGAGGGCAGGTCCTTGTGCAGGAGGGTGGACATGATGGTGGATTTCGAGCAGACCGGCTGGGGCAGCTGGATTGTCTACCCCAAAAAGTACAACGCCTACCGGTGCGAAGGGCAGTGTCCGTCACCCGTGGATGAGACCTTCAAGCCCACCAACCACGCCTACATACAG AGTTTGCTGCAGCTCTACAAGCCCAACCAGGTGCCCTGCCCCGCCTGCTCCCCGGTCAGGATGAGTCCTCTCTCCATGCTCTACTACGAGAAGGGTGAAATCGTCGTCCGCCACCACGAGGACATGATCATCGAGGAGTGTGGCTGCAACTGA